GGGGTGCTGGCCGGGGTTGCGCCCAGCCTGGAAATCTGGACGCTGTGCCGCACGCTCCAGGGAGTCTTTGCGGCGGCAGTGCCGGGGCTCTCGCTGGCCCTCCTGCCCAGGCTGTACCCCCGCAAACACGCCCAGATGGCCGGTTTTTGGGTGGCCGGGAATGTGCTGGGTGGGGGGCTGGGGCGTGGGCTGGGGGGGCTTTTGGCCGAGGGGGTGGGCGAACGCCTGGCCATCGTTTTGCTGGCGCTGCCGGTGGCGGTCATTGCCCTTTTCGTGCTGCGAGAGCGCAACCATCTGGCCCTGCCGGCCCCCCGCTACACCCTGTCGGCCTGGCCCCTGTATGCCCTGGGCTTTGCCCTGCTCTTTGTTAACTTTTTCGTGGCCAACCTGCTGCCCTACCGCCTCGAGGCCCTGGGTCTGTCCCAAGGCCAGATTGGGGGGATTTTTTTCGCCTACCTGGCGGGCATTCCCGGCAGCGCCCTGGCTGGTGTTTGGGTAAAGAGGTTGGGTGCGGTGCGGGCTTTTCGGCTGGCCTTTGGGGTAGTGGCGCTGGGCCTTTTGGTACAGCTTCCCGACCAACCCTTTTGGATTCTGCTGGGGTTTGTGCTCATGATGGCGGGCATTTTTACCGCCCAGGCCATTGCGGGCGGGGTCTCGGGGCAGGGCGGTAGCGGGGTGAGCGGCACCTATGTGGCCGCTTTTTACCTGGGGGGCACGGTGGCGGGGCTGGTGTACCCGCCCTTTATTG
The nucleotide sequence above comes from Meiothermus sp. CFH 77666. Encoded proteins:
- a CDS encoding MFS transporter; translation: MAWALVPSGILIYVALYSVVPMLPGLERLFGTAPGSTHLGISLPFLVLVLLSPVVPRIRLPVGTVIGGGLFGVGLFGVLAGVAPSLEIWTLCRTLQGVFAAAVPGLSLALLPRLYPRKHAQMAGFWVAGNVLGGGLGRGLGGLLAEGVGERLAIVLLALPVAVIALFVLRERNHLALPAPRYTLSAWPLYALGFALLFVNFFVANLLPYRLEALGLSQGQIGGIFFAYLAGIPGSALAGVWVKRLGAVRAFRLAFGVVALGLLVQLPDQPFWILLGFVLMMAGIFTAQAIAGGVSGQGGSGVSGTYVAAFYLGGTVAGLVYPPFIGQSALWSQGAALGVSLLAALLAGRALR